From a single bacterium HR34 genomic region:
- the rlmCD gene encoding 23S rRNA (uracil-C(5))-methyltransferase RlmCD — protein sequence MEKLILTFKDFVYPGKVEAFLDGKKYFGIGVLPGEKAEVLVVKKEKNGYNVLPLKILKKSKLRKRPFESHFLSCSPFQIIPYDSQVKIKSKLIIDEFSKELNNYLKGGVIFNKIFTQKRTTGYRTKMEFSFAEQKGKIFLSFFKRYSYKEKIILKTGCKLASKNLNLKALELVEFLNKEQINPDILKSLICRESKTTKEIISILFLKDKSQKIEKIFRKLKNENLIVVFSDPKSPASKINEILYKSGKDYLIENIFCIQLKYGFDNFFQNNIEMLKVALKIIKSEIPSGKFVFDLFCGVGTLGLSVAKKSKKVIGVEVDKKAIEFAKLNAKENKIYNFDGIVEDVSKLDFKMLEKLEVVILDPPRAGLQEKLCLKLLKHLPEKIIYLSCNPKTQIEDLKILLQKYKLKKLYYFDFYPHTLHSETLAILEPN from the coding sequence ATGGAAAAGTTAATTTTAACATTTAAAGATTTTGTATATCCCGGAAAAGTAGAAGCTTTTTTAGATGGTAAAAAATATTTTGGAATTGGGGTGTTGCCAGGAGAGAAAGCAGAAGTTTTGGTTGTAAAGAAAGAGAAAAATGGCTATAACGTTTTGCCATTAAAAATTTTAAAAAAGTCTAAATTAAGAAAAAGGCCATTTGAATCTCATTTTCTTTCTTGTTCTCCTTTTCAAATTATTCCATATGATAGTCAGGTTAAAATTAAAAGCAAACTTATTATAGATGAATTTTCAAAAGAATTAAACAATTATTTAAAAGGCGGAGTTATTTTCAATAAAATATTTACCCAAAAAAGGACTACAGGTTATCGCACAAAAATGGAATTTTCTTTTGCCGAGCAAAAAGGCAAAATATTTTTATCTTTTTTCAAAAGGTACTCTTATAAAGAAAAAATAATTCTAAAGACAGGTTGTAAACTTGCATCTAAAAATTTAAACCTAAAAGCATTGGAATTAGTGGAATTTTTAAATAAAGAGCAAATAAATCCAGATATTTTGAAATCTTTAATTTGTAGAGAAAGCAAAACAACAAAAGAAATTATTTCAATACTGTTTTTAAAAGATAAAAGTCAAAAAATAGAAAAGATATTTAGGAAATTAAAAAACGAAAATTTAATTGTTGTTTTTTCGGATCCCAAAAGCCCTGCCAGCAAGATAAATGAAATTTTATACAAATCAGGAAAGGATTATTTAATAGAGAATATTTTTTGCATTCAGTTAAAATATGGTTTTGATAACTTTTTTCAAAATAATATTGAGATGCTAAAGGTAGCCTTAAAAATAATAAAAAGCGAAATTCCTTCTGGTAAATTTGTTTTTGATTTGTTTTGCGGAGTTGGTACTTTAGGTTTAAGCGTTGCTAAAAAATCAAAAAAGGTAATTGGGGTAGAGGTGGATAAGAAAGCAATAGAATTCGCAAAACTCAATGCCAAAGAAAACAAAATTTATAATTTTGATGGCATAGTCGAAGATGTTTCTAAATTAGATTTTAAGATGTTGGAAAAGTTAGAAGTTGTAATTTTAGATCCTCCAAGAGCAGGCCTTCAGGAAAAACTTTGTCTTAAACTTTTAAAACATCTTCCAGAAAAAATAATTTACCTTTCTTGCAACCCAAAGACTCAAATAGAAGATTTAAAAATATTACTTCAAAAATATAAATTAAAAAAACTTTATTATTTTGATTTTTATCCCCACACTCTTCACTCAGAAACCCTCGCAATATTAGAACCAAATTAA
- the ribA gene encoding GTP cyclohydrolase-2 yields the protein MRVKNINIRKTVTKAPTIYGDFWFFCFNVNGEEVLAISNKKYFRENVRLRLHSCCVTSEIFGCLKCDCSNQLEKFLTLMGEDKKNNYLLIYFLNHEGRGIGLFNKIMTLDAQRKLGLDTYEANEYFDFPVDCRDYSLAIPILKHFKLKNIILYSNNPTKIKFLREHGFKVRIHKLFTPPKSKDAVDYLYIKAIKGGHLIKPEVVKLINNLRNEQIKTRK from the coding sequence ATGAGAGTAAAAAATATAAATATTAGAAAAACAGTAACAAAAGCCCCAACAATTTATGGAGATTTTTGGTTTTTTTGTTTTAATGTTAATGGCGAAGAAGTTTTAGCAATATCCAATAAAAAATATTTTCGAGAAAATGTTAGGTTAAGATTGCATTCTTGTTGTGTTACAAGTGAAATTTTCGGATGCTTAAAATGTGATTGCTCTAATCAATTAGAAAAGTTTCTTACATTAATGGGCGAAGATAAAAAGAATAATTACCTTTTAATATATTTTTTAAATCATGAAGGTAGAGGTATAGGACTTTTTAATAAAATAATGACTCTAGACGCCCAAAGGAAATTAGGATTAGATACTTATGAAGCAAATGAATATTTTGATTTTCCTGTCGACTGTAGAGATTACAGCTTAGCTATTCCTATCCTAAAACATTTTAAATTAAAAAATATTATTTTATACTCAAACAATCCAACCAAAATAAAGTTTTTAAGAGAACATGGTTTTAAGGTAAGAATTCATAAATTATTTACACCCCCAAAGTCTAAAGATGCTGTAGATTATCTTTATATTAAAGCCATAAAAGGTGGTCATTTAATTAAGCCAGAAGTTGTCAAATTAATAAATAATTTAAGGAATGAACAGATTAAAACTAGAAAATAA